A region from the Aquimarina sp. ERC-38 genome encodes:
- a CDS encoding THUMP-like domain-containing protein: MNPKILTTEVQQYIREKAEEKITLPEIVLAKHPFDTISTQELAQQIGALRTIKNKAPSWYQEDFLYYPPKLNLEQTSSEKTALYKASLVSGETLIDLTGGLGIDTYFFSKKVKKITYCEINPELSAIASSNFKQLKANNIQTIVTDGIAFLEKTGQVDWIYVDPARRDSQNIKVSDLVSYTPNIVETLPLLLKQGKNVLLKTAPLLDISSGLQQLKNVTEIHIVAIKNEVKELLWVLDKSFEGQPIIKTMNFEKLGDQKFNYVWTEEAVAKSTFSPPLRYLYEPNVAILKSGAFKILSERYQVAKLHQHSHLYTSEHLISFPGRSFIIEQVLKYDKKSFKSLNITKANVTIRNFPISVREIRKRFKIREGGTAFLFFTTSANDQKIIISCKKAELPKK; encoded by the coding sequence TTGAATCCGAAAATCTTAACTACTGAAGTTCAGCAATACATACGAGAAAAGGCAGAAGAAAAAATAACTTTACCTGAAATTGTCTTAGCTAAACATCCTTTTGATACTATTAGCACGCAGGAACTAGCCCAACAAATCGGGGCTTTACGTACAATAAAAAATAAAGCACCTTCCTGGTACCAAGAAGATTTTCTGTATTATCCACCAAAATTAAACCTGGAACAAACTTCATCCGAAAAAACCGCCCTATATAAAGCCAGTTTAGTTTCAGGGGAGACCTTAATTGACCTTACCGGTGGTTTGGGTATTGATACGTACTTTTTTTCTAAGAAGGTAAAGAAAATTACTTATTGTGAAATTAACCCGGAACTTAGTGCTATAGCTTCTTCTAATTTTAAACAATTAAAAGCAAATAACATACAAACTATTGTAACGGATGGAATTGCATTTCTTGAAAAAACGGGGCAAGTAGATTGGATTTATGTAGACCCAGCACGACGGGATTCACAGAATATAAAGGTATCAGATTTAGTAAGCTATACTCCTAATATAGTTGAAACCCTTCCATTACTTTTAAAACAAGGTAAAAATGTGTTACTAAAGACAGCTCCCCTTCTGGATATTAGTTCAGGATTACAACAATTAAAAAATGTTACTGAAATCCATATTGTAGCAATAAAAAATGAAGTTAAAGAATTATTATGGGTACTTGATAAAAGTTTTGAAGGTCAGCCTATTATTAAAACTATGAATTTTGAAAAGTTGGGTGACCAGAAATTTAATTACGTTTGGACAGAAGAAGCTGTTGCTAAAAGTACCTTTTCCCCTCCTTTACGCTATTTATATGAACCTAATGTTGCTATATTAAAAAGTGGAGCTTTTAAAATACTCTCAGAACGGTATCAAGTTGCTAAGTTGCACCAACATTCACATTTATATACTTCAGAACATTTAATTAGCTTTCCAGGAAGGTCTTTTATCATAGAGCAAGTATTAAAATATGATAAAAAGAGTTTTAAATCTTTAAATATAACTAAAGCAAATGTGACCATTCGAAATTTTCCGATTAGCGTTCGGGAAATAAGAAAACGATTTAAAATAAGGGAAGGAGGAACTGCATTTTTATTTTTTACTACATCAGCTAATGATCAAAAAATTATAATTAGCTGTAAAAAAGCAGAGCTGCCTAAAAAATAA
- a CDS encoding AI-2E family transporter yields the protein MIRSKTIANGIVRAVFILAFTCLFFVFLYTIQSILIYILIAIIISLIGRPLVIFFRKYLKLNTGIAVIITLLLISAIFSGIFLLFIPILSEQGQLLSEVNLIDLNTNLNKLNSQISEYFHIEEVNLVDIIKESNISNFLNLKSLPTAVNSLFSGFGSLLIGLFSVLFIAFFLLKDSKLLEKSLLVFAKKKEHETKFRHALETIKELLSRYFLGLLLQVFILFILYTIVFSVFDVNNAIAVALIAAIFNLIPYVGPLMGCAFVLILTTTSHLGEDFSTVILPKLGYILLGYIIIQLIDNFINQPFIFGNSVKSHPLEIFLVILIFGASMGIGGLIIAVPAYTVIKVIAKEFLSKYKVVKQLTKEI from the coding sequence ATGATACGGTCAAAAACGATTGCTAACGGTATTGTAAGGGCGGTATTTATTCTGGCGTTTACCTGTTTGTTTTTTGTATTTTTATACACTATCCAGTCTATTCTAATTTATATTCTTATAGCGATCATTATTTCGTTAATTGGTAGACCTTTAGTTATTTTTTTTAGAAAATACTTAAAGTTAAATACGGGCATAGCGGTTATTATTACGTTACTTCTGATATCTGCCATATTCTCGGGGATATTTTTATTATTTATCCCTATTTTATCCGAACAAGGTCAATTATTAAGTGAAGTGAACCTAATTGACCTAAATACTAATTTAAATAAGCTTAATAGTCAGATATCTGAATATTTTCATATTGAAGAAGTGAACCTAGTGGATATTATTAAAGAAAGTAATATTTCAAATTTCCTTAATTTAAAATCTTTACCTACTGCAGTCAATTCCTTGTTTAGTGGATTTGGCTCTTTATTGATTGGGTTATTTTCAGTTCTTTTTATAGCTTTTTTTCTGCTAAAGGATAGTAAGTTACTTGAAAAAAGCCTGTTGGTGTTTGCCAAAAAGAAAGAACACGAAACTAAATTTAGGCATGCCCTCGAAACCATTAAGGAGTTGCTTTCCCGATATTTTTTAGGACTTTTATTACAGGTTTTCATTTTGTTTATTTTATATACTATTGTCTTTTCCGTATTTGATGTTAATAATGCGATTGCCGTTGCTTTAATTGCTGCTATCTTTAATTTAATTCCATATGTAGGTCCTTTAATGGGATGTGCTTTTGTTTTAATTTTGACGACCACTAGCCATTTAGGAGAAGATTTTTCTACTGTTATTTTACCGAAATTAGGGTATATTTTATTAGGTTATATTATCATTCAGCTAATAGATAATTTTATTAACCAACCCTTTATTTTTGGGAATAGTGTAAAATCCCACCCACTGGAAATTTTTCTTGTTATTTTAATTTTTGGAGCATCTATGGGGATTGGGGGATTAATTATTGCAGTACCTGCATACACGGTAATTAAAGTAATTGCCAAAGAATTCTTATCAAAATACAAGGTGGTCAAACAACTTACAAAGGAAATTTAG
- a CDS encoding DUF1223 domain-containing protein, which yields MNRKLIWLYILGFSLVSNAQIPENRGVLLELFTSQGCSSCPPADKLLEEIKENYKDQKVFTISYHVDYWNRLGWKDPFSKEVFSDYQRGYASQFNSRSIYTPQLVVNGKEHFTGSDRLKALDAIEHYLDSSEFIEFKHWELELKEDTVQLDYTFEDIPGVEVISVIVKNSTTTKVLRGENGNRTLTNSNIVLDQQVKLNNKGSFVFKLPETIEDTNDLSFLTYLKNKEGAVIGAKQSKLN from the coding sequence ATGAACAGAAAGTTAATTTGGTTATATATTTTAGGTTTTTCTTTAGTAAGTAATGCACAAATTCCTGAGAATAGGGGAGTGCTCCTAGAATTGTTTACTTCACAAGGATGTAGTAGCTGTCCCCCGGCAGATAAATTATTAGAAGAGATCAAAGAAAATTACAAAGATCAAAAGGTTTTTACCATTTCATACCATGTGGATTATTGGAATCGTTTAGGTTGGAAAGACCCTTTTAGCAAAGAAGTATTTAGTGATTATCAAAGGGGCTATGCCAGTCAGTTTAACAGCAGGTCTATTTATACTCCGCAACTTGTAGTTAACGGAAAAGAGCATTTTACCGGTTCAGATCGTTTAAAAGCTTTAGATGCAATTGAACATTATTTAGATTCCAGTGAATTTATAGAATTTAAACATTGGGAACTTGAATTAAAAGAGGACACCGTACAATTGGATTATACATTTGAAGATATACCAGGTGTAGAAGTAATTTCCGTTATTGTAAAGAACAGCACCACTACAAAAGTTTTAAGAGGTGAAAACGGTAATCGAACCTTAACAAATTCAAATATTGTCTTAGATCAGCAGGTTAAATTAAATAATAAGGGAAGCTTTGTTTTTAAACTTCCTGAAACGATAGAAGATACAAACGACCTAAGCTTTCTTACCTACCTTAAAAATAAAGAAGGTGCCGTAATAGGAGCTAAGCAAAGTAAGCTAAATTAA
- a CDS encoding DUF4159 domain-containing protein, with protein MYTQEIAVVHYDGGGDWYGNPTALPNLIEFCNSQIRTTIKKSPETVKPGSPDIFQYPLLHMTGHGNVYFSEEDVQNLRKYLESGGFLHIDDNYGMAPYITRELEKVFPANKLKELSANHPIFNVAFPFTKGLPKIHEHDGKRPRALGIFIDDRLAVLLTLESDLGDGWEDPEVHNDPEEVRLTALKMGANIVKYAFEN; from the coding sequence ATGTATACTCAGGAAATTGCTGTAGTACACTATGATGGTGGTGGAGATTGGTACGGTAATCCTACGGCACTACCCAACTTAATTGAGTTTTGTAATTCGCAGATTCGTACTACAATTAAAAAAAGTCCGGAAACGGTAAAACCAGGTAGTCCGGATATCTTTCAATACCCTTTACTACACATGACGGGTCATGGCAATGTTTATTTTTCTGAAGAAGATGTACAGAATTTACGCAAATATTTGGAAAGCGGTGGATTTTTACATATTGATGATAATTATGGTATGGCGCCATACATTACCAGGGAGTTAGAGAAAGTATTTCCGGCTAACAAATTAAAAGAATTATCTGCTAATCACCCAATATTCAACGTAGCTTTTCCGTTTACCAAAGGATTACCTAAAATTCATGAACACGACGGTAAACGTCCGCGTGCCTTAGGAATTTTTATTGATGATAGGCTTGCTGTCTTATTAACCTTGGAAAGTGACTTGGGTGACGGGTGGGAAGATCCCGAAGTTCATAATGACCCGGAAGAAGTACGTTTAACAGCTTTAAAAATGGGAGCTAATATTGTGAAATATGCTTTTGAAAATTGA
- a CDS encoding M13 family metallopeptidase: MKKIYFVVGISCLLFSCKKEVKQQEEIATVEKIPGIILENMDTLVNPKSDFYKYVNGNWLNTTKIPDDRSTWGGFSALRKSTDADVLELIDKAKKENTYAEGSDQAKALAIFESKLDTVSRNKAGLQPILPAMEAIDGAQSLADLQTVVASNPVVSSPFVGLYVYADLNDSNQNAVYLGINGLGLPDRDYYLDTDSKSKEIREKYKEHIAGMFQKLGVEEAKAKEDAEKILKMETELAEPRFTKVERRDARKRNNPRSVEEVDKMLSSIDVKKMMKDMGVTKKVDTIIVTQLKATKALDKFLKNTPLDDLKTLVKWDTFNSNASRLSTELETSDWEFYSKYLYGAKKQRPADERALSTVNGTVGEALGQLYVDEKFPPEAKEKAEKMIANVIDAFKKRVNKLEWMGDSTKLKAIEKLDKFTVKIGYPDKWEDYSELEISSDKSYFDNMIAVQEWSRKKDFEDIGEPVDKTKWGMSPQTVNAYFNPLYNEIVFPAAILQPPFYNYTADEAVNYGGIGAVIGHEISHAFDDSGARYDANGNLVNWWTDEDLKNFTERGSKLAEQYDAIEVLDSVYVNGKFTLGENIGDLGGVLAAYDGLQKYFEENGRPENIDGFTPEQRFFMSWATVWRTLSRDDALRTQVKTDPHSPGKIRAIQPLLNVPAFYEAFNIKEGDSMYLAPENRVQIW, encoded by the coding sequence ATGAAGAAAATTTATTTTGTGGTAGGAATAAGTTGTCTTTTATTTTCCTGTAAAAAGGAAGTAAAACAACAAGAAGAAATTGCCACGGTTGAGAAGATTCCAGGAATCATACTGGAAAATATGGATACTTTAGTAAACCCGAAGTCTGATTTTTATAAATATGTCAACGGAAATTGGTTAAATACGACTAAGATACCAGATGACCGAAGTACCTGGGGAGGCTTTAGTGCTTTAAGAAAGTCTACAGATGCAGATGTACTGGAATTGATTGATAAAGCAAAGAAAGAGAATACCTATGCCGAAGGAAGTGACCAGGCAAAGGCCTTGGCTATTTTTGAAAGTAAATTAGATACGGTATCTCGAAATAAAGCAGGTTTGCAACCCATTTTACCAGCAATGGAAGCCATAGACGGGGCTCAAAGCCTGGCAGATTTGCAAACCGTAGTAGCTTCTAATCCTGTGGTCAGTTCTCCTTTTGTGGGCTTATATGTATACGCAGATTTAAATGACAGTAATCAAAATGCAGTATATTTAGGAATAAATGGCTTAGGCTTACCAGATCGGGATTACTACCTGGATACGGATAGTAAATCCAAAGAAATACGGGAAAAATATAAGGAACATATTGCCGGAATGTTTCAAAAATTAGGAGTTGAAGAAGCTAAAGCAAAAGAAGATGCTGAAAAAATCCTTAAAATGGAAACGGAATTAGCAGAACCTCGGTTTACTAAAGTAGAACGTAGAGATGCCCGTAAACGTAATAATCCCAGATCCGTAGAAGAAGTAGATAAGATGCTCTCTTCTATAGATGTAAAGAAAATGATGAAGGATATGGGAGTTACTAAAAAGGTAGATACCATTATCGTAACTCAGTTAAAGGCTACAAAAGCTTTAGATAAATTTTTAAAGAATACTCCTCTTGATGATTTAAAAACTTTGGTAAAATGGGATACTTTTAATAGTAATGCCAGTCGATTGTCAACCGAGTTGGAAACATCGGACTGGGAATTTTATAGCAAGTATTTATACGGGGCAAAAAAGCAACGTCCGGCAGACGAACGGGCGTTATCCACGGTAAATGGAACAGTAGGAGAAGCTTTAGGCCAACTTTATGTAGATGAAAAATTTCCGCCGGAGGCTAAAGAAAAAGCGGAGAAAATGATTGCTAATGTAATTGATGCTTTTAAGAAAAGGGTCAATAAGTTAGAATGGATGGGCGATAGTACTAAACTAAAAGCCATCGAAAAATTAGATAAGTTCACGGTAAAAATCGGATATCCTGATAAGTGGGAAGATTATTCTGAACTTGAAATATCTTCTGATAAATCCTATTTCGATAATATGATTGCGGTACAGGAATGGTCTCGTAAAAAAGACTTTGAAGATATAGGCGAACCTGTGGATAAAACCAAATGGGGTATGTCACCACAAACGGTTAATGCTTATTTCAATCCTTTATACAACGAAATTGTATTTCCTGCAGCTATTTTACAACCGCCTTTTTATAATTATACGGCGGATGAAGCTGTAAATTACGGAGGTATTGGAGCGGTTATCGGACATGAGATATCTCATGCTTTTGATGATTCCGGTGCAAGATATGATGCTAACGGAAATTTGGTTAACTGGTGGACCGATGAAGATTTAAAGAACTTTACCGAACGAGGTAGTAAATTAGCCGAGCAGTATGATGCTATTGAGGTATTGGATAGTGTGTATGTAAACGGAAAATTTACGTTGGGTGAAAATATTGGAGACCTGGGTGGGGTTTTAGCTGCTTATGATGGTTTACAAAAATATTTTGAAGAAAACGGAAGACCTGAAAATATTGATGGCTTTACTCCTGAACAACGTTTCTTTATGTCGTGGGCAACGGTATGGAGAACGTTGTCAAGAGATGATGCTTTACGAACGCAAGTCAAGACCGACCCGCATTCTCCTGGTAAAATCCGGGCAATACAACCTTTATTAAATGTTCCGGCTTTTTATGAGGCGTTTAATATAAAAGAAGGTGATTCTATGTACCTGGCACCTGAAAACCGGGTTCAGATATGGTAA
- a CDS encoding 3-ketoacyl-ACP reductase — MESLKNKKAIITGGSRGLGKATALAFAKEGMDIAITGRNEEKLKETVSELEAFGIKAIYSAFDVGNYEEVQKSIKNIITTLGTVDVLVNNAGIAAIGSFNEMEVSQWTQIIQTNVMGMYYVTKEVLPHLLSKNEGDIINVSSTAGLNGNANISAYAASKFAVIGMSESLMKEVRKNNIRVLTLTPSTIESDLTIELGMLEKGSDHVLQPEDFAQLIVSGLKLPRRAMLQSAALWSTNP; from the coding sequence ATGGAAAGCTTAAAAAATAAAAAAGCCATTATCACCGGGGGTAGTAGAGGATTAGGAAAGGCAACGGCACTAGCTTTTGCTAAAGAAGGTATGGATATTGCCATCACCGGAAGAAATGAAGAAAAATTAAAAGAAACGGTATCCGAATTAGAAGCATTTGGTATAAAAGCCATTTATTCAGCATTTGATGTAGGAAATTATGAAGAAGTACAAAAAAGTATAAAAAACATCATTACTACTCTGGGAACGGTTGATGTTCTCGTAAATAATGCAGGAATCGCAGCTATCGGATCGTTTAATGAAATGGAAGTAAGCCAATGGACACAAATTATTCAGACGAATGTCATGGGAATGTATTATGTAACCAAAGAAGTTTTACCACACCTATTAAGTAAAAACGAAGGTGATATCATCAACGTTTCTTCGACTGCAGGATTAAACGGAAATGCAAATATCTCTGCATACGCAGCGTCAAAATTTGCAGTGATTGGTATGTCCGAATCTCTTATGAAAGAGGTTAGAAAAAATAACATTAGAGTTCTAACCCTGACACCAAGCACTATTGAATCCGACCTGACCATAGAATTGGGTATGCTAGAAAAAGGTTCTGACCATGTGCTCCAGCCGGAAGATTTTGCCCAACTTATTGTTTCAGGATTAAAACTACCCAGAAGAGCGATGTTACAAAGTGCCGCGTTATGGTCAACCAATCCTTAA
- a CDS encoding RsmD family RNA methyltransferase: MRIISGSHKGKRLTAPKKLPVRPTTDMAKEGLFNILNNSYHFSQIRVLDLFAGTGNISFEFASRGTKLITAVDKHYGCVNYISKISEELDFNIQTIKSDVYSYLEKVSGTYDIIFADPPYDFSLNDFEKIVSLVFEKALLKDDGQLIIEHSKHTKLDHVPYLTNARKYGGSVFSFFSAV, translated from the coding sequence ATGCGCATTATTTCAGGTAGTCATAAAGGTAAACGACTTACGGCTCCTAAAAAATTACCGGTACGGCCTACTACGGATATGGCTAAAGAAGGACTTTTTAATATTTTAAATAACTCTTACCATTTTTCACAAATTAGGGTATTAGATTTATTTGCCGGCACCGGGAATATTAGTTTTGAATTTGCCTCCCGGGGCACAAAACTAATAACGGCAGTTGATAAACATTACGGATGCGTAAATTATATCAGTAAAATTTCAGAGGAATTGGACTTTAATATCCAAACTATAAAATCAGACGTATATAGTTATCTTGAAAAAGTCTCAGGAACTTACGATATTATATTTGCTGACCCCCCTTATGATTTTAGTCTTAATGATTTTGAAAAAATAGTTTCCTTAGTTTTCGAGAAGGCTTTATTAAAAGATGATGGTCAGTTAATCATTGAACATTCCAAACATACTAAGTTGGACCATGTACCTTATTTGACCAATGCCAGAAAATACGGAGGGTCTGTTTTTAGCTTTTTTAGTGCGGTGTAA
- a CDS encoding Crp/Fnr family transcriptional regulator, with protein sequence MKKEFLLEQGQICKFEGFVVEGCFRIYTVNENGNEHTLYFATRDWWLMDIDSFMNQTPSDLYIQALEASKVLIINREDKIKLYTTIPDVEKLFRIMSQKALVAWQRRLIRNHSFTAKERYFHFIKTYPDIANKLTNKSIAGYLGISHEFLSKIKKSR encoded by the coding sequence ATGAAAAAAGAGTTTCTATTAGAACAAGGTCAAATCTGCAAATTTGAAGGCTTTGTGGTCGAAGGTTGTTTTCGGATATATACGGTTAATGAAAACGGAAATGAGCATACTTTGTATTTTGCAACCAGGGATTGGTGGCTTATGGATATAGATAGTTTTATGAACCAAACTCCTTCGGATTTATATATACAAGCTTTAGAAGCTAGTAAAGTACTTATAATTAATAGGGAAGATAAGATAAAGCTATATACGACGATTCCAGATGTAGAAAAACTGTTTCGAATCATGTCACAAAAAGCACTTGTTGCCTGGCAGAGACGATTAATTCGTAATCATTCTTTTACCGCAAAAGAACGCTATTTTCATTTTATAAAAACCTATCCTGATATTGCAAATAAGCTAACTAATAAAAGCATAGCTGGTTATCTGGGAATTAGTCATGAATTTTTAAGCAAGATCAAAAAATCAAGATAA
- a CDS encoding YtxH domain-containing protein → MKNSSSTLIGILSATAIGAIAGILFAPDKGSKTREKIKTKAADTKDEIVAQTNRLSDELNSKFRSKKVEFERELDGLVTDMHLKADDVMSTLEKKLETLRRRNSKVSAN, encoded by the coding sequence ATGAAAAATTCAAGCAGTACATTAATCGGAATCTTATCAGCAACTGCCATAGGAGCCATTGCAGGAATCTTATTTGCACCGGATAAAGGTTCTAAGACCAGAGAAAAAATCAAAACAAAAGCAGCAGATACTAAAGATGAAATTGTTGCACAAACTAACAGATTGTCAGACGAATTGAACTCAAAATTCAGATCAAAAAAAGTAGAATTTGAGAGAGAATTGGACGGATTAGTAACAGATATGCACTTAAAAGCAGACGATGTAATGTCCACATTAGAAAAAAAATTAGAAACATTAAGAAGAAGAAATTCTAAAGTTTCAGCGAATTAA
- a CDS encoding Dabb family protein, with translation MKKINKNILFGILLLCQICLAQHSDQLMPYRQDFKSISGKNTVSITSHKKDGQHLVYVGGVGNIDVYNLSQEGILIPISNHELYKNQGPARGMVADTINGTDFLFVANKHGNVIETFKILDNGSLERVHLVEDTEETYLGTAITLQVIHMKNASYLFIGGLEETPGLSSFRIEKDGKLTHVQSMKDDETIHTDGIIGMFTHRIKGKTFLYTSGFQDNGVSSFRIYENGTFKNINNIDDDTTATYLTGAYPVTGVTLGEDNYVIVGHRHHKYYKRGNFIKRPNFVYHGDAVSVFKVNNKGALVPHSILKDNEQTKLQGQTRIEIISVTNNEAILAVGTRDDASIQLCKLDINGVLTPINYLETGFSIYYGLRSHKIGKDHFLIAGSNRFDMNKVVSYKILPKIDRTGKSLRHIVNLTYTNEATQTQIDEAVNAFVNLKDQIPEIANLEWGVNDSKEGVSKGFTHTFVITFNSEHDREVYLFHEAHLGMVKEIGSIIADVLVTDYWTTKN, from the coding sequence ATGAAAAAAATAAATAAAAATATTCTCTTCGGAATTTTATTATTATGTCAAATTTGTCTGGCACAGCATTCAGATCAACTGATGCCTTACCGACAGGATTTTAAAAGTATTTCCGGAAAAAATACGGTTTCTATAACAAGCCATAAAAAGGATGGACAACATTTAGTTTACGTAGGAGGGGTTGGAAATATAGATGTCTATAATTTAAGTCAAGAAGGAATTCTTATACCTATTAGCAATCATGAATTATACAAAAATCAAGGGCCGGCAAGGGGGATGGTTGCTGATACTATTAATGGTACGGATTTTTTGTTTGTGGCTAATAAACACGGTAATGTTATTGAGACCTTTAAGATTTTAGACAATGGATCATTAGAACGCGTACACTTAGTTGAAGATACCGAAGAAACTTACTTAGGAACTGCCATTACCCTACAAGTAATTCATATGAAAAACGCATCCTACCTTTTTATCGGAGGATTAGAGGAAACTCCAGGATTAAGTTCTTTTAGAATAGAGAAGGATGGAAAATTAACACATGTCCAATCTATGAAGGATGATGAAACTATTCATACCGACGGAATTATTGGCATGTTTACCCATAGGATAAAAGGAAAAACTTTTTTATACACTAGTGGATTCCAGGATAATGGGGTAAGTAGCTTTAGGATTTATGAAAACGGTACCTTTAAAAATATTAACAACATAGATGATGATACCACCGCTACGTATTTAACCGGAGCCTACCCGGTCACAGGAGTAACTTTAGGTGAAGATAATTATGTGATAGTGGGTCACAGACATCATAAATATTATAAAAGAGGTAATTTTATAAAAAGACCGAATTTTGTGTATCACGGTGATGCAGTTAGCGTTTTTAAAGTAAATAATAAAGGTGCTTTAGTTCCTCATTCCATATTAAAAGATAATGAACAAACTAAACTACAGGGACAAACCAGGATTGAAATTATTTCCGTAACTAATAACGAAGCCATTTTAGCAGTAGGAACCAGAGACGATGCAAGTATTCAATTATGTAAATTGGATATAAACGGCGTTCTAACACCTATTAATTATTTAGAAACGGGGTTTTCCATTTATTATGGATTAAGGTCACATAAGATCGGAAAAGATCATTTTTTAATTGCAGGATCAAACAGATTCGATATGAATAAAGTAGTTAGCTATAAAATTCTCCCTAAAATAGATAGAACCGGAAAATCCTTAAGACACATTGTGAACCTTACGTATACTAATGAGGCAACCCAAACACAAATTGATGAAGCTGTGAATGCTTTTGTAAATCTTAAAGATCAAATTCCGGAAATAGCAAACTTAGAATGGGGAGTAAATGATAGCAAAGAAGGAGTTAGTAAGGGTTTTACTCATACCTTTGTAATTACTTTTAATAGCGAACACGATAGAGAAGTGTATCTATTTCACGAAGCGCATTTAGGTATGGTTAAAGAAATAGGTTCTATCATTGCCGATGTTCTTGTAACGGACTATTGGACAACTAAAAATTAA
- a CDS encoding TrmH family RNA methyltransferase, giving the protein MVPGIQKTHEETVFNKKNFELILICDSLLSPVNTGSLFRTADCFGVKAIYFTGINSIEITPRLRKASRSTFKTTPHYFISNIEELVHNLQFSDYQWYCLEITRQSVPLNSVQTLETNKIILIIGSEQFGISSKTLSLIPNHVHIDMYGRNSSMNVINATNIALYHFTQQLTSLFNQ; this is encoded by the coding sequence GTGGTCCCGGGCATTCAAAAAACACACGAAGAAACAGTATTTAATAAAAAGAATTTTGAATTAATTCTAATTTGTGATAGTCTGCTTTCGCCCGTAAATACCGGAAGCCTTTTTAGGACCGCTGATTGTTTTGGGGTCAAAGCTATATACTTTACAGGAATTAATAGTATAGAAATCACACCTCGTCTTAGAAAAGCTTCCAGGTCAACCTTTAAGACTACACCCCATTATTTTATAAGTAATATTGAGGAATTGGTACATAATCTACAATTTTCTGATTATCAGTGGTACTGCCTTGAGATTACGCGTCAAAGTGTTCCTCTTAATAGCGTACAAACTTTAGAAACCAATAAAATTATTTTGATAATTGGTAGCGAACAGTTTGGTATCTCCTCAAAAACTTTATCTTTAATTCCTAATCATGTTCATATTGATATGTACGGAAGGAATAGTAGTATGAATGTTATTAATGCTACTAATATTGCTTTATATCATTTTACGCAACAACTAACTAGTTTATTTAACCAATGA
- a CDS encoding heme-binding protein — protein sequence MKKGINQMIILIHKPYKILPVSLLLFISSLHAQLPNDISYEEALKITLAAQKVAIDTNSTVNIAVVDAGANLKAFIRMDQSFLGSIDVAIKKAKTARYFNMPTGELGKLTQPGGAIYNIELSNGGLVTFPGGIPIKNKNGTIIGAIGVSGGTIEQDHYIATQAVKTILDE from the coding sequence ATGAAAAAAGGAATCAACCAAATGATTATATTAATTCACAAACCATATAAAATTTTACCAGTATCCTTACTTCTTTTTATAAGTAGTCTTCACGCACAGTTACCAAATGATATTTCCTACGAAGAAGCCCTAAAGATTACATTAGCTGCACAAAAGGTTGCAATAGATACAAATAGTACCGTAAACATCGCTGTAGTAGATGCCGGTGCAAACCTAAAAGCTTTTATCCGAATGGATCAATCGTTTTTAGGTAGTATCGATGTGGCTATTAAAAAAGCAAAAACAGCACGTTATTTTAATATGCCCACCGGAGAATTAGGGAAATTAACCCAACCGGGCGGTGCAATCTATAATATTGAACTTTCTAATGGCGGGTTAGTAACTTTTCCCGGAGGTATTCCCATTAAGAACAAAAATGGAACTATTATCGGGGCGATAGGAGTGAGTGGTGGTACTATCGAACAAGATCATTATATAGCTACCCAGGCAGTAAAAACAATTTTAGATGAATAG